A stretch of Vigna angularis cultivar LongXiaoDou No.4 chromosome 4, ASM1680809v1, whole genome shotgun sequence DNA encodes these proteins:
- the LOC108331873 gene encoding rhamnogalacturonan I rhamnosyltransferase 1, with translation MKEVLLGGGDKIERKKARVVWEGLMMMGLKGESNNKLRNSMVVSSSSSRMKLWMIRATTSVLLWTCVVQLTALGDVWGPRVLKGWPSCFTYESALTELPSSTPVVLPPKRVYKNNGYLMVSCNGGLNQMRAAICDMVAIARYLNVTLIVPELDKTSFWADPSEFQDIFDVDHFITSLRDEVRILKELPPRLKTRVEKGLLYTMPPISWSDISYYKNQILPLIQKYKVVHLNRTDARLANNEQPLEIQRLRCRVNFSALRFTSQIEDLGKRVIKLLRQKGPFLVLHLRYEMDMLAFSGCTQGCNSDEVEELTRMRYAYPWWKEKIINSDLKRKDGLCPLTPEETALTLRALDIDKNIQIYIAAGEIYGGNRRMASLAENYPRLVRKETLLEPSDLQFFQNHSSQMAALDYLVSLESDIFVPTYDGNMAKVVEGHRRYLGFKKTILLNRKLLVDLIDQYHNGELNWEEFSLAVKEAHADRMGSATKRWVIPDRPKEEDYFYANPEECLELSDGMLSST, from the exons ATGAAGGAGGTGCTGTTGGGTGGGGGAGATAAGATTGAGAGGAAGAAAGCGAGGGTGGTTTGGGAAGGGTTGATGATGATGGGTCTCAAAGGGGAGAGTAACAACAAGCTGAGGAATTCGATGGTGGTGTCATCGTCGTCGTCGAGGATGAAGCTGTGGATGATACGTGCGACCACATCGGTGTTGCTATGGACCTGCGTCGTTCAGTTAACGGCGTTGGGTGACGTGTGGGGGCCTAGAGTCTTGAAAGGGTGGCCTTCGTGTTTCACTTACGAATCTGCGCTCACTGAGTTGCCGTCTTCTACCCCTGTAGTGCTCCCACCCAAGA GGGTGTATAAGAACAATGGTTACTTGATGGTGTCGTGCAATGGAGGACTGAACCAAATGAGAGCAGCG ATATGTGACATGGTGGCTATTGCAAGGTATTTAAACGTGACACTTATAGTGCCTGAATTGGATAAAACGTCCTTTTGGGCTGACCCCAG TGAGTTCCAAGACATCTTTGATGTGGATCATTTCATTACATCCTTGAGGGATGAGGTTCGGATATTGAAAGAGTTGCCTCCTAGACTGAAGACGAGAGTGGAGAAGGGATTACTTTACACCATGCCACCGATTAGTTGGTCTGATATATCATACTATAAGAACCAG ATTCTACCTTTGATACAAAAGTACAAAGTCGTCCATTTAAATCGAACCGATGCTCGGCTGGCCAATAACGAACAACCTTTGGAGATTCAGAGGCTGCGATGCAGAGTCAATTTTAGTGCTCTCAGATTTACTTCTCAGATTGAGGACTTAGGCAAAAGGGTGATCAAACTTCTGAGGCAAAAAGGCCCATTTCTGGTGCTTCATCTCAGGTATGAAATGGACATGTTGGCATTTTCAGGCTGTACACAAGGTTGCAACAGTGATGAGGTGGAAGAGTTGACAAGGATGAG ATATGCTTATCCTTGgtggaaagaaaaaataattaattctgatttgAAGAGAAAGGATGGTTTGTGTCCTTTAACACCTGAGGAGACTGCTCTTACACTTAGGGCCCTTGACATCGATAAAAACATTCAAATCTACATTGCAGCTGGGGAAATATACGGTGGAAACAGGAGAATGGCAAGTCTTGCGGAGAACTATCCAAGACTG GTCAGAAAGGAAACACTGTTGGAACCATCGGACCTTCAGTTCTTCCAAAATCATTCCTCTCAGATGGCAGCATTGGATTACCTTGTCTCACTAGAGAGTGATATTTTTGTTCCTACATATGATGGAAATATGGCCAAAGTAGTTGAGGGACATCGGAG ATATCTTGGGTTCAAGAAGACGATTTTGTTGAACAGAAAGCTCCTAGTTGATTTGATAGATCAATACCATAATGGAGAATTGAACTGGGAGGAATTCTCTTTAGCTGTGAAGGAAGCTCATGCTGATCGCATGGGCAGTGCAACTAAAAGATGGGTAATCCCTGACAGGCCCAAAGAAGAGGACTATTTCTACGCCAATCCAGAGGAATGTTTAGAACTATCAGATGGTATGTTGAGCAGTACGTGA